Proteins found in one Lutimonas zeaxanthinifaciens genomic segment:
- the prmC gene encoding peptide chain release factor N(5)-glutamine methyltransferase has product MYINSIKSLFHERLISHYPVQEINSFFHLLTENYLNKSRLELALEPDLKLDQKDADLFLDALSRLEEEYPIQYIMGHTEFMGRRFKVNKNVLIPRPETEELILWVLNSNSERTELDILDIGTGSGCISISLSKQLSDARVDAMDISEEALRIAAENAKENKAGVNFIQSDILTLKSLSRSYDIIVSNPPYVRKSEKSEMKNNVLKYEPDLALFVEDEDPLIFYRKIGELAFIALNKSGYLFFEINQFLAEDLVKLIKAIGFDSVELKKDIFGSDRMIRALKK; this is encoded by the coding sequence ATGTATATTAATTCGATTAAAAGCCTGTTTCATGAGAGATTAATATCCCATTATCCCGTCCAGGAAATCAATAGCTTTTTCCATCTTCTCACGGAGAATTACCTGAATAAATCAAGATTGGAACTGGCATTGGAACCGGACCTGAAGTTGGATCAAAAAGACGCTGACCTATTTCTTGACGCTCTAAGCCGGTTAGAAGAAGAATATCCCATACAATATATAATGGGTCATACGGAATTCATGGGAAGAAGGTTCAAAGTAAATAAAAATGTTCTGATCCCCCGACCTGAAACTGAAGAACTGATTCTCTGGGTCCTGAATTCGAATTCAGAAAGAACTGAGCTTGACATTCTTGACATTGGAACAGGAAGTGGCTGTATCTCTATATCATTGTCAAAGCAATTATCTGATGCAAGGGTAGATGCAATGGACATTTCAGAAGAAGCACTGCGGATTGCTGCTGAAAATGCCAAGGAAAACAAAGCAGGTGTCAACTTTATTCAAAGTGATATTCTCACTTTAAAAAGCCTCTCACGATCGTATGACATTATAGTTTCCAACCCTCCATACGTGAGAAAATCAGAAAAATCCGAGATGAAAAATAATGTTCTAAAATACGAACCTGATCTCGCATTATTTGTCGAAGATGAGGATCCTCTGATTTTTTATCGCAAAATAGGAGAACTCGCTTTTATCGCACTAAACAAGTCAGGTTATTTATTTTTTGAAATCAATCAGTTTCTCGCTGAAGATTTGGTTAAATTAATAAAGGCCATCGGTTTTGATTCCGTTGAATTAAAAAAGGATATTTTCGGATCGGACAGAATGATCAGGGCTCTCAAAAAATAA
- the trmD gene encoding tRNA (guanosine(37)-N1)-methyltransferase TrmD encodes MRIDIITVSPELIKSPFEYSILKRARDKGKAEIHFHDLRKYAINKYGKIDDYQFGGGAGMVLMMEPIDKCISQLLQERKYDEVIYMTPDAQTLNQQTANSLSAKKNLIILTGHYKGVDQRVRDKFVTKEISIGDYVLSGGELAAAVLCDAVIRLIPGVLGDETSALTDSFQDNLLAPPVFTRPADYKGMKVPEILLSGNFPKIDEWRHEQALNRTRRIRPDLLDEESSDD; translated from the coding sequence ATGAGAATAGATATCATCACAGTTTCACCCGAATTGATAAAAAGCCCTTTTGAGTATTCGATTCTTAAAAGAGCCCGGGATAAAGGCAAGGCAGAAATTCATTTTCACGACCTTAGAAAATACGCCATCAATAAGTATGGAAAAATAGATGACTATCAGTTTGGGGGTGGTGCCGGTATGGTTTTAATGATGGAACCCATTGATAAATGTATAAGTCAATTGCTTCAGGAAAGAAAATACGACGAGGTTATTTACATGACTCCTGACGCTCAAACGTTAAATCAACAAACAGCTAATTCACTTTCGGCCAAAAAAAACCTGATCATTTTAACCGGTCATTATAAAGGAGTTGATCAGCGGGTGCGCGACAAATTCGTGACCAAAGAAATTTCTATAGGAGACTACGTCCTTTCGGGTGGAGAATTGGCTGCCGCTGTGCTCTGTGATGCTGTAATAAGACTTATTCCCGGGGTTTTAGGAGATGAGACCTCTGCCCTTACCGATTCTTTTCAGGATAACTTACTTGCACCTCCTGTCTTTACCCGGCCGGCTGATTACAAAGGCATGAAGGTACCTGAAATTCTACTTTCGGGGAATTTTCCGAAAATCGACGAATGGAGACATGAACAAGCCCTTAACCGGACTCGACGTATTAGGCCTGATTTGCTTGATGAGGAATCTTCGGATGATTAG
- the rplS gene encoding 50S ribosomal protein L19, whose product MENLVKFVQDEFVAKKEIPEFAAGDTITVYFEIKEGSKSRTQFFRGVVIQRRGSGSSETFTIRKMSGTIGVERIFPVNLPAIQKIEVNKRGKVRRARIYYFRNLTGKKAQIKERRA is encoded by the coding sequence ATGGAAAATTTAGTAAAATTTGTACAAGACGAATTTGTTGCAAAAAAAGAAATTCCTGAGTTTGCAGCCGGAGATACTATTACGGTTTACTTTGAAATTAAAGAAGGTTCAAAAAGCAGAACTCAGTTTTTTAGAGGAGTTGTTATTCAACGAAGAGGAAGCGGTAGTTCAGAAACTTTCACCATCAGAAAAATGTCCGGAACAATTGGAGTAGAAAGAATTTTTCCTGTAAACCTTCCTGCAATCCAAAAGATTGAAGTGAACAAGCGAGGTAAAGTAAGAAGAGCACGAATTTACTACTTTAGAAATCTTACGGGTAAAAAAGCACAAATTAAAGAAAGAAGGGCATAA
- a CDS encoding NADP-dependent isocitrate dehydrogenase, whose product MTKIKVTNPIVELDGDEMTRIIWKFIKDQLILPYLDLDIKYYDLGVEYRDETNDQITIDAAEAIKKYHVGIKCATITPDEDRVKEFDLKKMWRSPNGTIRNIVGGTIFREPIIMKNVPRYVQGWTKPICIGRHAFGDQYKATDIVTKGKGKLTMTFTPEDGSESQSFEIYNFDENGVAMAMYNIDSSIYGFARSSFNQALSKGWNLYFSTKNTILKAYDGRFKDIFEEVYQTEFKDKFKAAGITYEHRLIDDMVAAAMKWDGGFVWACKNYDGDVQSDTVAQGFGSLGLMTSVLVTPDGKTVEAEAAHGTVTRHYRQHQQGKETSTNPLASIFAWTRGLEHRGKLDNNQELINFCHTLEKVCIDTVEGGKMTKDLALLIHKENMTSDDYLNTQEFLNELKQNLDKALA is encoded by the coding sequence ATGACTAAAATAAAAGTAACCAACCCCATCGTTGAATTGGACGGTGATGAAATGACAAGAATAATTTGGAAATTTATCAAAGACCAGCTTATACTTCCCTATCTTGATCTTGACATCAAATATTATGACCTTGGTGTTGAGTACCGTGATGAAACCAACGACCAGATTACTATTGATGCAGCTGAAGCCATTAAGAAATATCATGTTGGAATCAAATGTGCCACTATTACTCCGGACGAGGATAGAGTTAAAGAATTCGATCTGAAAAAAATGTGGCGTTCTCCAAACGGAACTATCCGAAACATCGTAGGAGGTACAATTTTCAGAGAACCTATCATTATGAAAAATGTTCCAAGATATGTTCAGGGATGGACTAAGCCGATCTGTATTGGAAGACATGCCTTTGGTGATCAATACAAAGCAACAGATATCGTTACTAAAGGAAAAGGTAAACTGACGATGACCTTCACTCCTGAGGATGGCAGTGAATCTCAATCATTCGAGATCTACAATTTTGATGAGAACGGTGTAGCTATGGCCATGTACAATATTGATTCATCGATCTACGGCTTTGCTCGTTCCAGTTTCAATCAGGCACTTTCGAAAGGCTGGAACCTCTACTTTAGCACAAAAAATACCATCTTAAAGGCCTATGACGGAAGGTTTAAAGATATTTTTGAAGAAGTTTACCAGACTGAATTCAAGGATAAATTCAAAGCTGCCGGTATTACTTATGAGCACAGATTGATAGATGATATGGTGGCTGCAGCAATGAAATGGGATGGTGGCTTTGTATGGGCCTGCAAAAATTATGATGGTGATGTTCAATCAGATACGGTTGCACAAGGATTTGGAAGTTTAGGGCTTATGACTTCTGTTCTTGTTACTCCAGATGGAAAAACTGTTGAAGCAGAAGCTGCGCATGGTACTGTAACCAGACACTACAGACAACATCAGCAAGGAAAGGAAACTTCAACCAACCCTTTAGCATCTATTTTTGCATGGACCAGAGGATTGGAACACAGAGGTAAACTTGACAACAACCAGGAACTGATCAATTTTTGCCATACCCTTGAAAAGGTATGTATTGACACAGTAGAAGGCGGAAAAATGACAAAGGACCTGGCACTGTTGATTCACAAGGAAAATATGACTTCAGATGATTACCTAAACACGCAGGAATTCCTGAATGAATTAAAACAAAACCTGGATAAAGCATTGGCTTAA
- a CDS encoding DUF6095 family protein translates to MNQETSKQKKVFKDNETKKLYHKGLKFLAVSLPLLFASPIVVTIGFKSLNKGNGYFLLALGCLMTIFTIGLVTQAFRLILKALFSS, encoded by the coding sequence ATGAATCAAGAAACCTCCAAACAGAAAAAAGTTTTTAAGGACAACGAAACGAAAAAGCTTTACCATAAAGGTTTGAAATTTCTTGCGGTATCCCTGCCATTATTATTCGCCTCTCCTATTGTTGTAACAATTGGCTTTAAATCTTTAAATAAAGGCAATGGCTATTTTCTGCTGGCTTTGGGATGCCTTATGACAATTTTTACTATTGGACTTGTCACACAGGCCTTTCGACTTATTTTAAAAGCTCTTTTTAGCTCATGA
- a CDS encoding ATP-grasp domain-containing protein produces the protein MKRNAAFVKLTHWEHWPAFTYYMPLLPLFLVRSLKARHPIYFTVTNPGVLYSGNGTESKFKTLELVPEKYRPKGFLFCKNDSLERLENRLSEAKIEFPLIAKPDIGFRGYMVKKIKNLDHLKKYLTLLNENTIIQEFIPYQKEIGVFYYRFPDKKKGSVSSVTIKKFIRVTGDGKQTLAELIQKDERAFLYKNLFTILHRDKIDKVLDRGQEMILSVIGNHSKGTQFINGNHLINNNLKDFMDGICQHIQGWNYGRLDIKYKDYSSLMNGTDFKILEVNGIISEPTHIYDATDENASFLNALKSINKHWDIMGKIAVQVHNEQNVPYPSVGAYLKNILWLRSYSKKLKKLNSIDL, from the coding sequence ATGAAACGAAATGCGGCCTTTGTCAAGCTCACTCACTGGGAACACTGGCCGGCGTTTACCTATTATATGCCTTTACTTCCACTGTTCCTGGTCCGATCACTGAAAGCAAGGCATCCTATTTACTTTACCGTTACGAACCCCGGAGTTTTATATTCTGGAAATGGCACGGAATCAAAATTTAAGACCCTGGAGCTTGTCCCCGAAAAATACAGACCAAAAGGGTTTCTTTTTTGTAAAAATGATTCCCTGGAAAGGTTGGAAAACAGGTTGTCGGAAGCCAAGATTGAATTTCCTCTCATTGCAAAACCTGATATTGGGTTCAGAGGTTATATGGTTAAAAAGATCAAGAACCTGGATCATTTAAAAAAGTATTTAACCCTTCTTAATGAAAATACGATCATTCAGGAATTTATACCCTACCAAAAAGAAATAGGTGTTTTTTATTATAGATTCCCTGACAAAAAAAAAGGTAGTGTAAGTTCTGTTACCATAAAAAAATTTATCAGAGTAACCGGTGACGGAAAGCAAACCCTGGCAGAACTGATTCAAAAAGATGAGCGGGCCTTTCTCTATAAAAACCTGTTTACCATTCTTCACAGAGATAAAATTGATAAGGTATTGGATCGTGGCCAGGAAATGATTCTCTCCGTGATTGGAAATCACTCTAAGGGAACCCAATTTATTAATGGCAATCATTTGATAAACAATAATTTGAAGGATTTTATGGATGGAATTTGCCAGCATATCCAAGGATGGAATTATGGAAGACTCGACATCAAATACAAAGATTACAGCAGTTTGATGAACGGGACAGATTTTAAGATCCTGGAGGTTAACGGCATTATTTCCGAACCAACACATATCTATGACGCGACTGATGAAAATGCTTCTTTCTTAAACGCACTTAAATCAATTAATAAACATTGGGATATAATGGGTAAAATAGCAGTTCAGGTTCATAATGAGCAAAACGTCCCCTATCCTTCGGTTGGAGCCTATTTAAAAAATATTCTGTGGTTAAGATCCTACTCTAAAAAATTGAAAAAACTGAATTCGATCGACCTTTAA
- a CDS encoding DinB family protein, with protein MIPAIIQNLNRGINLLNSINDEEYANDSTAPYYSSIGVHMRHILDVFNCVLKGMDEGIVDLSARERNELAEVNVAVGLAYFEEIQMKLRKIEPTSLERIVKVKDDLGLGMVTANYTLAGALIQAHSHAIHHFASIGYIISQLGIDLPDGDFGYNPTTPRGKTFNE; from the coding sequence ATGATTCCAGCTATTATTCAGAACCTCAATCGAGGAATCAATTTATTAAATTCAATAAATGATGAGGAATATGCCAATGATTCTACTGCTCCTTATTATTCCAGTATAGGTGTCCATATGCGCCATATTCTTGATGTTTTCAACTGCGTTTTGAAAGGTATGGATGAAGGAATTGTAGATCTGTCTGCAAGAGAAAGAAATGAATTGGCAGAGGTTAATGTTGCAGTTGGGTTGGCTTATTTTGAGGAGATTCAAATGAAACTTAGAAAAATTGAGCCGACAAGTCTTGAGCGCATTGTTAAAGTGAAAGATGATTTAGGTCTGGGCATGGTAACCGCAAACTATACACTGGCCGGGGCTTTGATTCAGGCCCATAGTCATGCAATTCATCATTTTGCCAGTATCGGATATATAATTTCTCAACTGGGAATTGATCTTCCCGATGGTGATTTTGGGTACAATCCAACCACTCCAAGGGGAAAAACCTTCAATGAATAA
- a CDS encoding LysE family transporter, whose translation MTYLSHILLGFVMAFISLIPPGMLNMTAVRTAIEKNKKEGIWFALGAAMVVIPQAFIALVFARFFADHPEIIDRLNIAGVVVLFLLSVVFFIQARKKFSGEGGKRKGKSFWLGMLMSGMNMLAIPFYLVLSSVLENRGLLKTEQPFINLFVTGVFLGAFSLFLTYVNFARIIVKKAQFIARNINYILSLLFFILGILTLIRFLK comes from the coding sequence ATGACCTATTTATCGCATATTTTATTGGGTTTTGTGATGGCCTTTATTAGCTTGATCCCTCCCGGAATGCTTAACATGACTGCTGTAAGAACGGCTATTGAAAAAAATAAAAAGGAAGGTATCTGGTTTGCTTTGGGCGCAGCGATGGTGGTTATTCCCCAGGCCTTTATCGCCCTTGTATTTGCACGTTTCTTTGCAGATCACCCGGAAATAATAGATCGATTAAATATTGCTGGGGTAGTTGTTTTGTTTCTTCTTTCCGTGGTGTTTTTTATTCAGGCCAGAAAGAAATTTAGCGGTGAGGGAGGAAAAAGGAAAGGAAAAAGTTTTTGGCTGGGTATGCTGATGTCCGGAATGAACATGCTGGCTATACCTTTCTATCTTGTTTTATCATCTGTATTGGAAAACCGGGGATTGTTAAAAACCGAACAGCCTTTTATTAATCTTTTCGTTACGGGAGTCTTTCTTGGCGCATTTTCTTTGTTTTTGACCTATGTGAATTTCGCCCGGATTATTGTCAAAAAAGCACAGTTCATCGCGCGTAATATTAATTATATTTTGAGCCTGTTGTTTTTCATTCTCGGTATTTTGACCCTGATTAGATTTTTGAAGTAA
- a CDS encoding oligosaccharide flippase family protein — protein sequence MGIVFKQSFNNTLVLFLGFAIGGLNVLFLYTHFLEAEYFGLITFLLSSANMIMPLMVFGMQHTIIRFFSSYQEKTDQDNFLLTAVLLPLLVMVPMAILGVVFYNQIAEFLARENIIIKQYTFTIFFLAVFMGYFEVFYAWSRVQMKSVFGNFIKEVFARISVSLLLFAVYLEWINADEFIYAVVLVYFLRVVIMMLYAFKLYFPEWVWPGFPKNLREILSFSMYIIMAGSAGTILLEIDKFMIPQMKFIAEVAYYSVGVYIASVIGIPSRAMQQIINPITAREINNNNMDEVSNLYRKSSLNLLIIGGLLFLLINLNIGDLYSIINKPEYSVGISIVLIISISELVKLSLGTNGAILTNSRYYKMLFYYSIGMALSVIVLNRILIESLGIVGAALATLLVVAMFSILKIIYVKARLNMQPFSSKTGTLLMITGVIYSIFSFVDISSNAYFNIVLKSLMITVTFVFLVVKFKLSEDINLIFRKYLGL from the coding sequence ATGGGAATCGTATTTAAACAATCCTTCAACAATACTTTGGTTCTATTTTTGGGTTTTGCAATCGGAGGGCTGAATGTATTGTTTCTTTACACTCATTTTTTGGAGGCCGAATATTTTGGCCTGATCACTTTTTTATTATCATCGGCCAACATGATCATGCCCCTTATGGTTTTTGGAATGCAACATACGATCATACGTTTTTTCTCATCATATCAGGAAAAAACAGATCAGGATAATTTTTTGTTAACAGCAGTTTTGTTGCCTCTTCTGGTGATGGTTCCAATGGCGATTCTGGGAGTTGTTTTTTACAATCAGATCGCGGAATTTTTGGCCAGGGAGAACATCATTATAAAACAATACACTTTTACCATATTCTTCCTCGCTGTTTTTATGGGTTATTTTGAAGTCTTCTATGCCTGGAGCAGGGTTCAGATGAAGTCGGTTTTTGGAAATTTTATAAAGGAAGTATTTGCGAGGATTTCTGTATCGCTCTTATTATTTGCTGTATATCTGGAATGGATCAATGCGGATGAATTTATTTATGCTGTAGTTCTGGTATATTTTCTTCGAGTAGTGATAATGATGCTCTATGCATTTAAATTATATTTCCCAGAATGGGTCTGGCCGGGATTTCCAAAGAATTTAAGAGAGATCCTTTCCTTTTCAATGTATATCATTATGGCGGGTTCTGCGGGTACGATCCTCTTGGAAATTGATAAGTTTATGATTCCCCAGATGAAGTTTATTGCAGAAGTTGCCTATTACTCTGTTGGGGTTTATATCGCTTCAGTTATCGGCATACCATCAAGGGCCATGCAGCAGATTATTAATCCAATAACCGCCAGAGAGATCAATAATAACAATATGGATGAGGTGAGTAATCTTTACCGGAAAAGTTCCTTGAATCTTCTGATCATCGGAGGTTTACTTTTTCTATTGATCAATTTAAATATCGGAGATCTATACAGTATTATAAACAAACCAGAATACTCTGTGGGAATAAGCATCGTATTGATTATTTCAATTTCCGAACTGGTCAAATTGTCCTTAGGTACAAACGGAGCCATACTCACGAATTCCAGGTATTATAAAATGCTCTTTTATTATTCGATTGGTATGGCACTAAGCGTAATTGTTTTGAATCGAATCCTTATTGAATCCTTAGGTATAGTAGGGGCTGCTTTGGCGACTTTATTAGTCGTAGCCATGTTTTCCATCCTTAAAATCATTTATGTAAAGGCTCGTTTAAATATGCAGCCATTTAGCTCAAAAACAGGTACGTTATTAATGATTACAGGAGTGATTTATTCAATTTTCTCATTTGTTGATATTTCTTCCAACGCCTATTTTAATATTGTTCTGAAATCTTTGATGATCACTGTTACATTCGTGTTTTTAGTGGTAAAATTTAAGTTGTCAGAAGATATTAATTTGATATTCAGGAAATATCTGGGATTATAG
- a CDS encoding MATE family efflux transporter, giving the protein MSLKKYTSEFKYNFQLAIPVMIGHLGHVLVGLADNIMVGRLGAAPLAAVSLGNSFVFIAFSLGIGFSMAITPLIAEADGEKDSDKGRRLFQHGLILCSLLGISMFVLLVLANPLMEYMDQPPEVVELARPYLNIVALSMIPLMIFQAYKQFADGMSNTKYGMNATLMANVVNVVLNFFLIYGFWIFPRLELVGAAYGTLFARFAMVFFMIIILNSRSKFQPYFNWLKLKEISNELFKKIINLGFPTAMQMLFEVGVFTAAIWLAGTMGTIDQAANQIALNLSSMTFMIAVGLGVTATIRVGNQKGLRNFTELRRVSISIFLQVFIIEMVFALLFITFKNVLPEIYIDNESVVHTAASLLLIAGLFQLSDGVQVVVLGALRGLQDVRIPTYITFIAYWIVGFPICYILGKELGLGSQGIWVGLLAGLTVSAVLLLLRFNYLTNKLIENN; this is encoded by the coding sequence TTGAGTTTAAAAAAGTACACGTCTGAATTTAAGTATAATTTTCAGTTGGCCATACCTGTGATGATTGGTCACCTGGGCCATGTACTGGTTGGCCTCGCTGATAATATCATGGTGGGAAGGCTTGGAGCTGCTCCACTTGCGGCGGTTTCTCTGGGAAATAGTTTTGTATTTATTGCATTTTCGCTGGGTATAGGATTTTCAATGGCAATTACCCCTTTAATTGCTGAAGCTGATGGAGAGAAAGACAGTGATAAAGGAAGGAGGCTGTTTCAGCATGGGTTGATATTGTGTTCATTATTGGGGATCAGTATGTTTGTTTTGCTGGTGTTGGCAAATCCCTTAATGGAATACATGGATCAGCCACCTGAGGTGGTTGAACTGGCCAGGCCCTATTTGAACATCGTGGCCCTTTCTATGATTCCTCTTATGATTTTTCAGGCCTATAAGCAATTCGCAGACGGAATGTCGAATACAAAATATGGTATGAATGCTACCTTGATGGCTAATGTGGTCAATGTAGTGCTGAACTTTTTTTTAATCTATGGATTTTGGATTTTCCCAAGACTCGAACTGGTGGGAGCGGCTTACGGAACATTGTTTGCCCGATTTGCTATGGTATTTTTTATGATCATTATTCTAAATTCAAGAAGCAAGTTTCAACCCTATTTTAATTGGTTGAAATTAAAGGAGATTTCCAATGAGCTGTTTAAAAAAATCATAAATCTTGGATTTCCTACTGCCATGCAGATGCTCTTTGAGGTTGGTGTTTTTACCGCAGCTATTTGGCTGGCCGGAACGATGGGAACCATTGACCAGGCCGCTAACCAAATTGCACTGAATTTATCCTCTATGACCTTTATGATAGCCGTTGGTCTTGGTGTAACGGCGACCATAAGGGTAGGCAATCAAAAAGGCTTAAGGAATTTTACAGAATTGAGAAGGGTAAGTATTTCAATTTTTCTGCAGGTTTTTATCATTGAAATGGTTTTTGCCCTATTGTTTATAACCTTTAAAAATGTTCTTCCCGAAATTTATATCGACAATGAATCTGTTGTACATACGGCAGCATCACTATTGCTGATCGCAGGCCTTTTTCAGTTATCAGATGGAGTTCAGGTAGTTGTATTAGGCGCTTTGAGAGGCTTACAGGATGTAAGGATACCTACCTACATTACTTTTATTGCTTATTGGATTGTTGGTTTCCCGATATGTTATATCTTGGGCAAAGAGCTGGGATTAGGATCACAGGGAATATGGGTCGGACTTTTAGCCGGGTTAACAGTATCGGCTGTTCTACTCTTGTTAAGATTTAATTATTTGACCAATAAACTCATAGAAAATAATTAG
- a CDS encoding mechanosensitive ion channel family protein has protein sequence MDINFNSSSLLDQFTEAVYTYGPKLLGGILVWIIGGFIIKLFMGSFTKMLNKRNTDESLKPFLISLAGILLKTMLVISVLGMLGVEMTSFIAVLGAAGLAVGMALSGTLQNFAGGVIILLFKPFKVGDYIDAQGHAGIVKEIQIFNTILLELDNKTVILPNGPLSTGSMVNYSTQPTRRVDFTFGIAYGDEVDKARKVIFDLFKNDKRILKDPAYFVGLSEMADSSVNLAARAWVKGEDYWDVYFDINEKTYNAFNAEGISIPFPQMDVHIQK, from the coding sequence ATGGATATTAACTTTAACAGCAGCAGTTTACTTGATCAATTCACTGAAGCCGTCTACACCTACGGACCAAAACTGTTAGGAGGAATACTCGTATGGATCATCGGAGGATTCATCATCAAACTTTTCATGGGATCTTTTACTAAAATGCTGAATAAAAGAAATACGGATGAATCTTTAAAACCATTCTTAATAAGTCTGGCAGGTATTCTTTTGAAAACTATGCTTGTTATAAGTGTTTTAGGCATGCTTGGTGTGGAAATGACATCATTCATTGCTGTACTGGGTGCTGCAGGTTTAGCAGTTGGGATGGCCTTGTCTGGCACCCTTCAAAACTTTGCAGGCGGGGTAATTATTTTATTGTTTAAACCCTTTAAAGTAGGAGACTATATCGATGCTCAGGGACATGCAGGAATTGTAAAGGAAATACAAATATTTAATACAATTTTACTCGAACTTGATAATAAAACCGTGATACTTCCCAATGGCCCTTTGTCTACCGGATCAATGGTGAATTATTCTACACAACCTACCAGAAGAGTTGATTTCACTTTTGGAATCGCTTACGGAGATGAAGTTGACAAAGCGAGAAAGGTAATTTTTGATTTGTTTAAAAATGACAAAAGAATCCTTAAAGATCCGGCTTATTTTGTGGGCTTGTCCGAAATGGCTGACAGTTCAGTGAACCTCGCTGCACGAGCCTGGGTAAAAGGTGAGGATTACTGGGATGTTTACTTCGATATCAATGAAAAAACATACAATGCCTTTAATGCTGAAGGCATCAGTATTCCATTTCCACAAATGGATGTGCATATTCAAAAGTAA
- the lhgO gene encoding L-2-hydroxyglutarate oxidase, whose amino-acid sequence MEQDQFFDYLIVGGGIVGAATAYKLSEKYPEKSIALVEKEGGLGMHQTGRNSGVIHSGIYYRPGSLKAENCRIGREQLVAFARKYDIPHKICGKIIVATSEQESLVLDRIFQNGLDNKTPGIECIDRDEISRREPYIKGVKAIWVPSAGIIDYVEVVKTFVRLLLEKNSVNHLFLDEKVIGLHRENNLVQVKTSKQSITSKEVIVCGGLFSDRLARLDKVNLKMQIVGFRGDYYELKPNAKHKVNNLVYPVPDPRYPFLGVHYTPMVGGEVECGPNAVFTFKREGYRRTSFNLKDSLEALTYKGTIRLFAKNWKKGIEEYRRAFSKKLFVKELQKMMPSIKEDEVKATRSGVRAQAVGENGEMIDDFKIIHTEGVTHVINAPSPAATACLAVADEIIAGLS is encoded by the coding sequence ATGGAGCAAGATCAGTTCTTTGATTACTTGATTGTAGGCGGAGGTATTGTTGGTGCCGCTACAGCATATAAACTAAGTGAAAAATATCCTGAAAAATCGATTGCTCTTGTTGAAAAAGAAGGTGGGCTTGGCATGCATCAAACTGGTCGGAATTCGGGAGTGATTCATTCAGGAATCTATTACAGGCCTGGTTCACTGAAAGCCGAAAATTGTAGAATCGGCAGGGAACAGCTTGTGGCTTTTGCCAGGAAATACGATATTCCTCACAAGATTTGCGGAAAGATTATAGTGGCCACCAGTGAGCAGGAGTCTTTGGTTTTGGACAGGATTTTTCAAAACGGATTAGATAATAAGACGCCTGGAATTGAATGCATTGACAGGGATGAAATCAGTAGAAGGGAGCCTTATATCAAGGGAGTTAAAGCAATTTGGGTTCCAAGTGCAGGGATCATTGATTATGTTGAGGTGGTCAAAACTTTTGTCAGGCTTCTTTTGGAAAAGAATTCAGTGAATCATTTATTCCTTGATGAAAAAGTGATTGGTTTGCACCGGGAAAATAATCTGGTACAGGTTAAAACCTCAAAGCAATCCATAACCTCAAAAGAAGTAATTGTATGTGGCGGACTTTTCTCCGATCGTCTTGCGAGGCTGGATAAAGTAAACCTAAAAATGCAGATTGTCGGATTCAGAGGTGATTATTATGAGTTAAAACCCAATGCCAAACATAAGGTTAATAATTTGGTCTATCCTGTTCCTGATCCCAGGTACCCTTTTTTAGGCGTGCATTATACGCCAATGGTAGGAGGAGAGGTTGAGTGTGGTCCTAACGCCGTTTTTACATTTAAAAGAGAAGGTTACAGAAGAACGAGTTTTAACCTGAAGGATAGCCTTGAGGCGCTTACTTATAAAGGGACAATAAGGCTCTTCGCGAAAAACTGGAAGAAAGGGATAGAAGAGTACCGGCGTGCTTTTTCAAAAAAGTTATTCGTAAAAGAATTACAAAAAATGATGCCTTCCATAAAAGAGGATGAAGTCAAAGCTACGCGTTCAGGAGTTCGTGCTCAGGCAGTGGGAGAGAACGGAGAAATGATCGATGATTTCAAAATAATACACACAGAGGGAGTTACACATGTGATCAACGCGCCCTCTCCGGCGGCAACTGCATGTTTGGCCGTAGCCGATGAAATCATAGCCGGATTAAGCTAA